From a region of the Nitrospira sp. genome:
- a CDS encoding ammonium transporter, with protein MQNSFCLKVLSAASLFLLCLTGWVSAEEPAGGINEARLVAQYNYSIHILAMLVVGFGFLMVFVRRYGFGATTGTYLVVATGLPLYMFLRANGLVGHGLKAHSVETLMLAEFSVATALIAMGAVLGRLRVFQYAILALLLVPIYALNEYLVLDNGSGLTKGFQDSAGSIVIHAFGAYFGLAASLVITTAQQRSQPIESDPTSDRFGMLGSMVLWLFWPSFATAIVPFEQMPQTIVNTILALSGATLATYFLSTYFHKGKTSMVDMANAALAGGVSIGSTCNLVGAGGAFTIGVCAGTLSVIGYVFIQPMLESKIKLVDTCGVHNLHGMPGLLGGLTAIFVVPGVAGVQLTGIALTLMIALIGGFITGALIRATGTTEQAYEDSHEFSHVPGPESERKVEELALGAKADIEALQKALLTRTAAQIHSGREEPRPIA; from the coding sequence ATGCAGAACAGCTTCTGTTTGAAGGTGCTGAGCGCAGCAAGCCTGTTTCTCTTGTGTCTCACCGGCTGGGTCAGCGCCGAAGAGCCCGCGGGCGGAATCAATGAAGCGCGTCTGGTCGCACAGTACAATTACTCGATCCACATCCTGGCCATGTTGGTGGTCGGATTCGGATTTCTCATGGTGTTCGTCCGGAGGTATGGATTCGGGGCAACAACGGGCACCTATCTGGTCGTGGCGACCGGATTGCCGCTGTATATGTTTCTACGGGCCAACGGTCTGGTCGGGCATGGGTTGAAGGCGCATTCGGTGGAAACGCTGATGCTGGCCGAATTTTCCGTGGCGACCGCCCTGATCGCGATGGGGGCCGTGCTTGGAAGGCTACGCGTGTTTCAGTATGCGATACTCGCGCTGCTCCTGGTGCCCATTTATGCGCTGAACGAATACCTGGTGTTGGACAATGGCTCGGGGCTTACGAAGGGGTTTCAAGATTCCGCGGGATCGATCGTCATTCATGCATTCGGCGCATATTTCGGGTTAGCTGCCTCTCTGGTCATTACGACCGCCCAACAGCGGAGCCAGCCGATCGAGTCCGATCCCACGTCTGATCGTTTTGGCATGCTTGGGTCAATGGTGCTGTGGTTATTCTGGCCGAGTTTTGCGACGGCGATCGTGCCGTTCGAGCAAATGCCGCAAACCATCGTGAATACGATCCTGGCCCTGAGCGGCGCGACGCTCGCCACGTATTTTCTGAGCACCTATTTCCATAAAGGAAAAACTTCGATGGTGGATATGGCCAATGCGGCACTGGCCGGTGGGGTGTCCATCGGCTCGACCTGCAATCTCGTCGGGGCCGGAGGCGCGTTCACCATCGGTGTCTGCGCAGGTACCCTGTCGGTCATCGGCTACGTGTTCATTCAGCCCATGCTGGAATCTAAGATCAAGCTTGTGGATACCTGCGGCGTGCACAATCTACACGGGATGCCCGGGCTTCTGGGTGGACTCACGGCGATCTTCGTTGTTCCCGGCGTCGCCGGTGTACAACTGACCGGAATCGCTCTTACTCTGATGATCGCATTGATCGGAGGGTTCATTACCGGTGCACTGATCAGAGCGACCGGCACGACGGAACAGGCTTATGAAGACAGCCATGAGTTTTCCCATGTGCCGGGTCCGGAAAGTGAACGAAAGGTTGAAGAGCTGGCGCTGGGAGCAAAGGCCGATATCGAGGCACTGCAGAAGGCACTGCTCACTCGGACGGCGGCACAAATACATTCCGGAAGGGAAGAACCAAGACCGATTGCCTAA